The region CGAGATCACCTTCGAGCAATGCGATTTCCTGGTGCAATTCGGCACTCCCCCCTGGCCGGATCTGGACGAAATCCTCTTGTTCCATGACGAACTGACCGTGGTGTGCAGCCCGCGCGTGGCGAATTCGCTCAAGCGGCCCCAGGACCTCGCCAAGCAGACGCTCCTGCACTCTTCATTTCGTCCGGACAACTGGCGGCAATGGTTCGAGTCCGCGGGGCTGGCCCTGGCCGGCGCGAACAAAGGACCGAAATTCCCGAACGCCCTGCTTGCAAGCGAAGCCGCAATCAGCGGCGCCGGCGTCGCCGTGATGCAGCGTGCCTATGTGCTCAACGACTTGGCCAACGGGCGGCTGGTCGAACCCCTGCAGCACCGCGCGCGATCGCCCAACGGCTACTACATGACGAGTTCGAGCCGGCGGCGCCGCGAGCGAAAGATCCGCGACTTCAGCCGGTGGATCCGCAGCCTTGTGGAAGGCAGCGTCAATCCGGCTTGATGTCGTTGGACTTGATGACCGCCGTCCATCGCGCGAGGTCCTGGCCGATC is a window of Caenimonas aquaedulcis DNA encoding:
- a CDS encoding LysR substrate-binding domain-containing protein, whose amino-acid sequence is MKRSQLPLTALRAFEVAARHRNLRAACEELSLTPGAVSQQVRVLEERLGVPLFDRTNGRYEPTDVGARLASRLTLSFNDLEGAVREVVDDAEPHRLRLKLAPTFATRWLAPRLESFFSHNRGIDLEIMSIASTSEITFEQCDFLVQFGTPPWPDLDEILLFHDELTVVCSPRVANSLKRPQDLAKQTLLHSSFRPDNWRQWFESAGLALAGANKGPKFPNALLASEAAISGAGVAVMQRAYVLNDLANGRLVEPLQHRARSPNGYYMTSSSRRRRERKIRDFSRWIRSLVEGSVNPA